A portion of the Armatimonadota bacterium genome contains these proteins:
- a CDS encoding pitrilysin family protein, whose protein sequence is MTQLTEQTRLPNGIRVITETMPQVRTAALGVWIGAGSRYERPEVHGISHFLEHLLFKGTTSRTALDIAQQVDAVGGQMNAFTDKELTCLYVRVLADHLPVVMEIMADMLLRSAFDPQAIERERQVILEEIKSYEDSPDELVQDLFAQTIWNGHPLGRPVIGTVETVRRLDRDAFLAYVGERYRPDNAVVAAAGDVLHAGVVRLVEETLGDWQGSAVPVAPEAPGTDPAIVVRTKATEQVHLALGAPALPQAHERRYVLSVLDNLLGGGMSSRLFQEIREKRGLVYTITSYVAAYREGGLFVIYGAMSPETAPQVTRLVLEEIEKVKDAVPADELRRARESLKGAVMLGLESTGSRMGKLARSELYYGRQISLDEILAQIDAVTAEDVQAMARELLVPERMAMAAIGPFRTDGRLEGELREALRPGAAVA, encoded by the coding sequence ATGACGCAGCTCACCGAGCAGACGCGGCTCCCGAACGGCATCCGGGTGATCACCGAGACGATGCCGCAGGTGCGCACCGCCGCCCTCGGGGTGTGGATCGGTGCCGGCTCCCGCTACGAGCGCCCCGAGGTCCACGGGATCTCGCACTTCCTCGAGCACCTGCTCTTCAAGGGCACCACCAGCCGCACCGCCCTGGACATCGCCCAGCAGGTGGACGCCGTCGGGGGGCAGATGAACGCCTTCACGGACAAGGAGCTGACCTGCCTCTACGTGCGCGTCCTGGCCGACCACCTGCCGGTGGTGATGGAGATCATGGCCGACATGCTGTTGCGGTCGGCCTTCGACCCGCAGGCCATCGAGCGCGAGCGGCAGGTCATCCTGGAGGAGATCAAGAGCTACGAGGACTCCCCCGACGAGCTGGTGCAGGACCTCTTCGCCCAGACCATCTGGAACGGGCACCCGCTCGGCCGGCCGGTCATCGGCACGGTGGAGACGGTGCGCCGGCTCGACCGCGACGCCTTCCTGGCCTACGTGGGAGAACGGTACCGCCCCGACAACGCGGTGGTGGCCGCGGCCGGGGACGTCCTGCACGCCGGGGTCGTCCGCCTGGTCGAGGAGACGCTGGGCGACTGGCAGGGGAGCGCGGTTCCGGTGGCGCCGGAGGCCCCCGGCACCGACCCGGCCATCGTCGTCCGGACCAAGGCCACCGAGCAGGTGCACCTGGCGCTCGGGGCGCCGGCCCTGCCGCAGGCGCACGAGCGCCGCTACGTCCTCTCCGTGCTGGACAACCTGCTCGGCGGGGGGATGAGCAGCCGCCTCTTCCAGGAGATCCGGGAGAAGCGGGGGCTCGTCTACACGATCACCTCCTACGTGGCCGCCTACCGGGAGGGCGGGCTCTTCGTCATCTACGGGGCGATGAGCCCGGAGACCGCTCCGCAGGTGACGCGGCTCGTCCTCGAGGAGATCGAGAAGGTGAAGGACGCCGTCCCCGCCGACGAGCTGCGCCGGGCGCGGGAGTCGCTCAAGGGGGCGGTGATGCTCGGGCTGGAGTCGACCGGCAGCCGCATGGGCAAGCTGGCCCGCTCCGAGCTCTACTACGGGCGGCAGATCTCCCTGGACGAGATCCTGGCGCAGATCGACGCGGTGACGGCCGAGGACGTGCAGGCGATGGCCCGCGAGCTCCTCGTGCCGGAGCGCATGGCCATGGCGGCCATCGGGCCGTTCCGCACCGACGGCCGGCTGGAGGGGGAGCTGCGGGAGG